Proteins from one Streptosporangium becharense genomic window:
- a CDS encoding ABC transporter substrate-binding protein, producing MGSKIPRATRLAAVAATVAAMGLTAACGGGSTGVPAAGPASAPASGDPANPVTLKFWSWVPDIQKAVDAFNSAHPGIKVQLETITAGPDGGYAKMLAGVKAGNAPDIAQVGYDSLPSFLVNGALEDITQHAAPHAAKFVDWQWQTGVFGGKVYAIPQASGPMGFYYRKDLFDKWGIQPPKTWDDFAAAARTIRQKDEDAYISTFAANQAPWMIALAQQAGQEWFSTEGDAWKVTIDNPDTRKVADYWQKMLDDKLVKTEADMSNAWYKDLQTGGIVGWIGGSWGDAIIRGNAPKTSGKWAVAPIPQWPGASAFTSASWGGGSASAVLKGTKHPAEATTFAVWLNSDPQSVNILLSAGYGWPSIKDTGQITNLQKDDTVFPFYGGQNIWDVFKEADAAVSSDWRWPPVSDALYASVTDNAKAAVQGEGTLADAFAKTQQAMVEQLKAKGLNVATGG from the coding sequence ATGGGATCGAAGATTCCAAGGGCGACGCGGCTGGCGGCTGTGGCCGCCACCGTCGCGGCGATGGGCCTGACCGCGGCCTGCGGCGGCGGCTCGACCGGCGTCCCCGCCGCCGGACCGGCCTCGGCCCCGGCGAGCGGCGACCCGGCCAACCCGGTCACGCTGAAGTTCTGGTCCTGGGTGCCCGACATCCAGAAGGCCGTCGACGCCTTCAACTCCGCCCACCCCGGCATCAAGGTCCAGCTGGAGACCATCACCGCCGGCCCCGACGGCGGCTACGCCAAGATGCTCGCGGGCGTCAAGGCGGGCAACGCCCCCGACATCGCGCAGGTCGGCTACGACTCCCTGCCCTCGTTCCTGGTCAACGGGGCACTGGAGGACATCACCCAGCACGCCGCGCCGCACGCGGCGAAGTTCGTCGACTGGCAGTGGCAGACCGGCGTCTTCGGCGGCAAGGTCTACGCCATCCCGCAGGCCAGCGGGCCGATGGGCTTCTACTACCGCAAGGACCTGTTCGACAAGTGGGGCATCCAGCCCCCCAAGACCTGGGACGACTTCGCCGCCGCGGCCAGGACGATCCGCCAGAAGGACGAGGACGCCTACATCTCGACCTTCGCCGCCAACCAGGCCCCCTGGATGATCGCGCTCGCCCAGCAGGCCGGGCAGGAGTGGTTCTCCACCGAGGGCGACGCCTGGAAGGTGACGATCGACAACCCCGACACCCGCAAGGTCGCCGACTACTGGCAGAAGATGCTCGACGACAAGCTGGTCAAGACCGAGGCCGACATGTCGAACGCCTGGTACAAGGACCTGCAGACCGGCGGCATCGTCGGCTGGATCGGCGGCTCCTGGGGTGACGCGATCATCCGCGGCAACGCCCCGAAGACCTCGGGCAAGTGGGCCGTCGCCCCGATCCCGCAGTGGCCCGGCGCCTCCGCGTTCACCTCGGCGAGCTGGGGCGGCGGTTCCGCCTCCGCCGTGCTGAAGGGCACCAAGCACCCGGCCGAGGCCACCACCTTCGCGGTCTGGCTCAACAGCGACCCGCAGAGCGTCAACATCCTGCTGTCGGCGGGGTACGGCTGGCCGTCGATCAAGGACACCGGCCAGATCACCAACCTGCAGAAGGACGACACGGTCTTCCCCTTCTACGGCGGCCAGAACATCTGGGACGTCTTCAAGGAGGCCGACGCGGCCGTCAGCAGCGACTGGCGCTGGCCTCCGGTGAGCGACGCGCTCTACGCCTCCGTCACCGACAACGCCAAGGCCGCGGTGCAGGGCGAGGGCACGCTCGCCGACGCCTTCGCCAAGACCCAGCAGGCGATGGTCGAGCAGCTCAAGGCCAAGGGCCTCAACGTGGCGACGGGAGGCTGA